The Streptomyces camelliae genome window below encodes:
- a CDS encoding MerR family transcriptional regulator, with translation MRIGELSRRTGVPTRLLRYYEEQDLLHPERSGNGYRSYPESAVADVQQIRGLLDSGLTTEMIRVILPYLSGPGELHPPAACVTPQTAALLQGHIDRIQARIDCLARNRDRLTAYLAAVRPDGSGPDAR, from the coding sequence ATGCGGATCGGTGAGCTGTCGCGCCGCACCGGCGTCCCGACCCGGCTGCTGCGCTACTACGAGGAACAGGACCTGCTCCACCCCGAGCGCTCCGGGAACGGCTACCGCAGCTATCCCGAGTCCGCGGTGGCCGACGTCCAGCAGATCCGCGGCCTGCTGGACTCCGGGCTCACCACCGAGATGATCCGTGTGATCCTGCCGTACCTGTCCGGACCCGGCGAGCTCCATCCGCCCGCCGCGTGCGTGACCCCGCAGACGGCCGCCCTGCTCCAGGGGCACATCGACCGCATCCAGGCGCGCATCGACTGCCTGGCCCGCAACCGCGACCGGCTGACCGCCTACCTCGCCGCCGTACGGCCGGACGGAAGCGGGCCCGACGCGCGGTAA
- a CDS encoding GNAT family N-acetyltransferase, which produces MDHTTVLARYDRDMRERARPDGPGARIERAGAVVRQVADAHGWNGVLWSALDAAGADRAIREQIDHFTALGRDFEWKLYGHDRPVDLAARLTAAGFRAEPEETLLVADVDSLALDAEPPAGIRLVAADDEAGVDLVVGVHEQAFGTDGTRLRHRLLARLAADPGTVVAVVALAGDEPVSAARMELVPGTPFAGLWGGGTAPAWRGRGIYRALVAHRARVAAARGYRYLQVDASPMSRPILQRLGFHALSTTTPYLYGD; this is translated from the coding sequence ATGGATCACACCACGGTACTCGCCCGCTACGACCGCGACATGCGCGAACGCGCACGCCCCGACGGCCCTGGCGCCCGGATCGAACGGGCCGGCGCGGTCGTGCGCCAGGTCGCGGACGCCCACGGCTGGAACGGCGTGCTCTGGAGCGCTCTGGACGCGGCCGGCGCCGACCGGGCGATCCGCGAGCAGATCGACCACTTCACCGCCCTCGGCCGGGACTTCGAGTGGAAGCTCTACGGCCACGACCGGCCCGTGGATCTCGCCGCCCGGCTCACCGCCGCCGGATTCCGGGCCGAGCCGGAGGAGACGTTGCTCGTCGCCGACGTCGACTCCCTCGCCCTGGACGCCGAACCGCCCGCGGGCATCCGGCTCGTGGCGGCCGATGACGAGGCCGGCGTCGATCTCGTCGTCGGCGTGCACGAGCAGGCCTTCGGCACCGACGGCACCCGGCTGCGGCACCGGCTGCTCGCGCGACTGGCCGCCGACCCCGGCACGGTCGTCGCCGTGGTCGCGCTCGCCGGGGACGAACCGGTCAGCGCCGCCCGCATGGAGTTGGTGCCCGGCACCCCGTTCGCCGGGCTGTGGGGCGGCGGCACCGCCCCGGCCTGGCGCGGCCGGGGCATCTACCGCGCCCTGGTCGCCCACCGTGCCCGCGTCGCCGCCGCCCGCGGCTACCGCTACCTCCAGGTCGACGCCTCACCCATGAGCCGCCCGATCCTCCAGCGCCTCGGTTTCCACGCCCTGAGCACCACCACGCCGTATCTGTACGGGGATTGA